Below is a genomic region from Medicago truncatula cultivar Jemalong A17 chromosome 3, MtrunA17r5.0-ANR, whole genome shotgun sequence.
ATGAATTGAGGAAATCAGAAAAATGAATGGAGGATATTAGAGAATAGTTGTGTGCTGTGGAAACTTCTGGTGATTGAGTCTGTAAGGGTGTAATTGGTTTGAATCCTACGTGGAAAGCGTGGCATCCATACTCCCCACACAACTTTTtcccactttttttatttatgataaaaaGTTTGAGAAATATAcgatattttatgataattgtTACACAACTCTTTCATATTTACTTTTGTTCTATTGTTTTGACCtataaaaaggataaatattattactcaaaaagtttaaatatattACACATTAACTTGCACATCGATCGATGACGGAAATTGAATCCAcatttttgtaaattatgaGTAAATTTCTTACTAGTTCTTTGCAAAATTTTccatatgtttaattatttgtaaacattacattttttttaatgttttttccGTAGgaatgtttaaaacattattaaagtttttctttacaatttttttgaattttttaacacgAGATAGATTAAATAGAATTTTTTGAATGTCAAAAGTTCAAAACAAAAGCAATAACATATGacctaaaattcaaattttaaactcACTTTTTGcatagaaacttttttttttttacaaaaataaacgatatccattcatttaaattgatagagtatattgatacaatacaaattcaaaatctCTAAAAACAAAAGGGATAAACATGCGAACAAACTCAGAGCATCCATATTAATAGTATAAAACAGAAGAGTACATATatctacaaatatgactatattcaagtcttcaAAATACTCATGTTTCAGAGTCTATAACATTGATGACGTCAAAGTTGGATTTCACGAGAGCTTGGATTCAAGCTTACTAATGCCCATCCTTCACCATTCTTCTCTTCATGCTAGTTACCTCACTTATGGGTAACTAATTTCACCTTTGTGTTTAGGATTTGACGTAGGTAGCATAGAATCTCAATGTATACTCTTGACGTGGTTGGTTGTATATGATCGATTATTCAATATAAGCTTTGGTTTAATTCTATGTTTAATACTTTTTCCGACGTGCAACCCGAAAATGATTATTTGACTTAGCAAGCACGATATAtcatattgttgttatttaagGGATCTGTTTTAAGCCATGCATAGATGCTAATGCTTGAACATAAGGTTAATTGTATATTCATATTCAACTATCCggttcctctcaaaaaaaaaaaaaaaaaaactatccggttacatttcattaaatcaacCAACTATTTTGCTTAGCATAAGAAGTTTATTGATACAATGGATTCTACATTGTTAGGCAAGCATGTGCGAGAAAAAATACATAGAGTTATATCTCAATTATGAAAAGTATACAATTGATCAAGATGAATCATTGAGTGAATAGTTATTTAAGTTTAATCtcaacacaactttttttttttttttatatttgaaatccGTTTAACTAATTTGTTTAACAAACAACTACTTTTTTAAccttgatttaaaattttgtaagaTTAGAACGGTTTGAACTAATGCGTGGTCTACATGGTTCGATACAATATTTTTTGATATAAACCAGCAGAATAATGCTTAAGGCCGCGCAAAAGGATAGCAAAATCCTTTTTATCAATTAGCAAAAACAAATTTGTAATTAGGCACAAACTATTTTTCTTATTCACCACATActaactaaataaaaattaaagaatttgtttgttcgtaaatattattaaataatattataaaaatacatatatcatAATATTAGTACTccataattgatgaattaatttaatgccaaaattttaaaagaaaagcaacatttaaatttatttttgggaaaagcaacaattaatatatttttttacaaatgagtgAATTTCATTCAAAGACAAAATGCATAAGGTCTACTTCTACCCAAAAAAAGAAAGCATAAGGTCTACATTTGTAGTTTGTACAAAAATTGTACAACGCAAAGAGAAATTTCGTCAAGCCAAATACAGTTTGGGTTCCTTAATGCATACTTAGGAAACAATTAGCTGCTTTATTTCCTTCTATAAATTTACTTTGAAACCGGGCCTTCAATCTTCATCTCCAAACACTGTCTGAACAATAACTCATTTAgggaatatacaatttttttttttccatacaaAATACCTTAGCATGATTTATTCTTAGAATGTCCTAGACCAAGACTTCTTTTATGGAGGGAAGCGTTGTCCACTTTGTCGTAAAAAATCTAATTGTTTTCAATACCAGAACAACAATGGTGTCATGTTCCCTAATAAATTTTCTCTATGTCAATTCATTGTTgtctttttatttgattaaggaTGATGAACATGATCTGTCCATTGGTGGCCACGTGGTCTTAATAATGTGGCTCATTTCCTACCATACAGGGCAAAAGATAAATACCATACAATCAACGGACCATAAATTTCCTTGGTTAGAGGGTCATTTTAACACACGAACATTGTTACTTCTCCATATGAAAATGGCCCGAGAGCCTTGAATGAATGTACAATAGGCTGGCGCTAATCAAGGCCAAAGACACTGTTGAAATTAACTTCGGTTACTCTAACTTAGTTACCTAATTAATCAAGTAATATAATGAATAATCCTATAGAATCCGAAAAATGCATACGTAACGTAATGATCCAAAATCCATTATTTTGAGTCtcaaaagaaagagttaatgGTGCTTTAGCCGTGTAATATAGGCCATTTTTGGTTTCtcctctgtaaaatatttttttttatttacctcctgtaatattttattttttttggaatacccccttaataggtcataaatcaaaaaaaatattttacagggaagaaaacaaaaaatgacctatattacaggggataaaacaccattaaccccaGAAGAAATGGAGTGCCCTCCCACAAGTTTCTATATTCGTGATCACTATTGTAATGTTGTCAAAGCAAGAACAACTTGGACCCCTTGTTGTTTATTTACTCTTGAAGTTGAAACCACATGTTTTCTTATCCAATGGATGAGAAAATTAGGCATACAAAAtgtcttcttcttgttttttttttttactagtgaGACGATTGTTAATTGTCTTAATGAGTCCCTTGATCATGTATCTGAATTGGTCTTGGTTGCTATcccgacttttttttttttttgttcttttacaAACTATGGTGTTAGTTCGTTACACGATTAACCAATGGTGTAGCACACTTTTTAACAAAGATAACAACATTTATTGttaatttcaattattatttttatcatccGTCACTATTATTTCTCGgttgattatgaatgaaatgcatTGAATTTTATGCCCAAAGTTCTAACTTGTACAAAAGCAATAATCAATATAGACTTGATATTTTGGCAAGCAAGTGGCAACAACGAAAATTAAAGCTTGGacctaaccctaaccctaacccaATTGGGTAGTTGAGAGGACATTACTGACGTCAAATGCTAACCACCAAAGCACTCCAAACCGGATTCGACATTCATATGTAGctcaagaaataaataaataaataaagccATATGcgtgatattattattatatttatgtgACATGTCCCCCCTAAAGAATTGAGAGACAattgattcattcatttttcaacAAGAGAATGGAAACAGTGAACCCTGAGCCTGGGAGGAATTCAGCATTGGATTCAAAACATGAATTGGCTAAAGAAGAAACCAAAGGGAAAATTCTTGTTCAAGATGATGGAGCTTTGAATGATAGCACAGAAGCAGAACTCACCAAAATCAACCTCATGAGAACTCTTGTTGAAAGCCGGGACCCTTCTTCTAAGGTAACAAACATCATCATCACATGACATGACATCATcgtatttaattttgataaaacaGTTAATCTTTGCCACTTTTTGCAACTACAAGCACTTTGTTCAAAATTAGTTGCCAACTATGTTGTACCGATTTGGATCTGTTTTTCACTCTGACACAAAGTTCAATGTCCCAAAGTTtgactttttaatttattaattttttggattatgataaaaatacaaaatttatgatGGCCATGTTGTTTGTTTTGTACTATTACATTACTAATTAGGAAGTATTGGAATTGATTTGAGCCTTGATGATGGGTAGGAAGtagatgatttgatgattagAAGATTCTTGAGAGCTCGTGATTTAGATGTAGATAAGGCTTCAGCTATGTTCCTAAAGTACATGAAATGGAGAAAATCATTTGTTCCAAGTGGTTCTGTATCCCCTTCAGAGATAGCTGATGATCTTGCACAGGAAAAGATCTATGTTCAAGGATTGGATAAGAAGGGTCGACCTATAATTGTTGCCTTTGCTGCCaagcattttcaaaacaaaaatggttTGGATGCATTCAAACGTATGTTTTCCTTTCACTTGGGATAACATTAGTTGTACAATGCTGTCATTTGAAATCCTCTTATGtttagattgacttatttgaacttatttaCGTTGTTATGATACTGTTTCAGAgatcttatgaaaacaacttgtgACATGTTTAAATTTGCTTATTTGAACTCTTTTGACACTATTTGGTAGAGTTTATGGAAACCGTCTATCATGACATATCCagaagttgttttcaacttattttcctAAGTCGCCCAAGATAGTTTATAAAAACAGATTATAACTTGTATAAAAAACGATAAACTTGACTTTATCTCTTGTTGTAAAAATGACTTATACAAAAGCATAATAAGATAAGtgcttaattattttatttatcccaacgggtagtttatgaaaacgcTTATAGTTAATATGataacagtttgactttatgtTATCCTTTgtaatagaaataatttatacatgATCACTTATATTTATCCAAACACTGGCTCAataataaatactttttatGTATGCAGGGTATGTAGTTTTCGCTCTTGAGAAACTAATTTCAAGGTATGTCTTtccttttattaattaattcatgTCTACATGTGCACACAAAAAAGAATTGTGAATCCAGTAAGAAGAATTGTAAATTTTGTAGCTTACACAACAATGTGACAGGATGCCACCAGGGGAAGAAAAGTTTGTATCTATTGCAGACATTAAGGGATGGGGTTACGCAAACAGCGACATACGCGGTTACCTCGGTGCTCTAACCATTCTACAAGATTACTATCCAGAGAGATTGGGAAAGTTGTTCATAGTACATGCACCTTACATGTTTATGAAAGTATGGAAAATTATTTACCCTTTCATTGATGACAATACCAAGAAGAAGGTAACACTTTTAAAATTGTTACTTGTTGTATGAAAATTGAGATGTTCTAGGAGCATAATGCATGTGTTGAATATGTTGCAGATAGTATTTGTTGAGAACAAGAAGCTGAAAGCAACATTGCTTGAAGAGATTGATGAGAGTCAGCTCCCAGAGATATATGGAGGCAAACTTCCATTAGTTCCAATACAAGAttcttgattaatttattaaaaacaaataaataaaggagAAGTTCTAATGTACTGTACTATTTGTTATGTAAGTTATATTgattatcaataaaaaatttgtagtaaaaaaatgcaaaaagaatactttcaaataattaaagggTACAAATTCATGTATAGGTGCTCTGTTGCTGCCCCAAACATGTAACGAGTGCTGAAAGTGTGTAACACCATATAGAATAGAAAAATTGTACATTCAATCAAATACGATTATCCTTTTAAATTAAGTAACGTTATGGTTTATGTCATAGTCAAGATAAAAGATAGAAGCAATTATATCTTATctaaatcaactttttttatatcttATAAATTAAGTCAGTCATATTGTTTTGCTATTCGGTGAGATTGCTCTAGGACTTTGTGTCTTTAGGGAGTCTCAGTTATTATTGATCTGGTATGCAACTATGTCTCTGGTCTATCCAAGAAACCTCATTATATGTCTGTCATTCTCTTTTTTGGTAGCGGTAGTGCGTGTGTCTTATTGATGTTCGAGGGGGACCTTGTCTGAGCTCTTGCCTTTTCCCGTTTTTGATAACTTAAAGCCTTGTTGTTGTACAATTTTTCGGTGTTTTCAAGTTTCTTCTTTGTGTACATATtttgccatttaaaaaaaaaacttcaactaTATTCTAATCATCATATCCTACAATTATCCGATCTCTCATCATCATATCCTTCTATattctaattctttttttttttgtcacagaAATTATgtattctatcttttttttaaagaatgtattctattttatatatgttgattaattatttttttttactctttagacacaaaaatcaataattttatattccCGCCAAAGTTCCAGATGCATTCTGTTTCTTGAGACATGATGAATTTGCTTCCGTTCAACCACAGTCCATAAGTATACCAtggagaatatttttttttttttttttgttgttgaaagaacCATGATATagactagtttttttttttttttttttttttttttacggacgTTATATACTATTAGATTAGATGATGTGTTTAATAATTTTACATATACATTATGGAAATTGATCTTTAGAGTCACCTAACAATTGCTCATCAGAAGCTAGCAAAATGCCCCAAACTGTACATAATTATTGTTCGCTCATGAACGGTACTTAACTCTCATTCTGATGGAATTATATTCGGAAAAGCTGAAAAACCAAGCAAACAATAATATGTATATGACAACATCTGAACAGTTCAGAAGGCAACGATAGTTAACTATCATTGGTGccgtttttaaaaatttaagttgTTAGTTAGCAATTGTTAGATGTTTAAAGAACAATTTTCATACATTATTCGGCTGATTCAATGAATCCAATATGCAAATCTACTACAGGCCATCCCAAGCAGGTAAAATAAGGGCCTCAGGCCCTAAATTTGTAGTTTATCTCACTCTTTCATTGTGTTGCAATTGTTTCAAACTCAATGtcgattttttgtttttgtttttgtttttagacaaaattaaacaatttgTCCCTTCACTTACTTTTGAGCAACAATTTCgtctttatcttcttttttctttctttctttctgattTCATCTTTTATGTTATAATAAGGTTACACTTTcgccctttttctttttctttttcaattttaatcatttatgttataaaataccAACATTGTTATTcatttttatagaatttttcaatgaaatttgagtttctatgtttgtatgatgaagattcgagtttgtttatgagtttgatgaatCTTTTAAAAGTtctaataatgatttttttttcataaaacaaaGGATAACAAATAGCATAAAGGACTTAattggaaaatgaaaaagataaaagaagaaaatgttacatatttataaaataaatgattaaataaaaaattaaaggacgaaagtgttgcTTGAAATTAGTTAATGGACGAAGTTTTTATCTTCAATGTAAATCAATTACTCTTTttcaatttgataaaatttccATTTATAGtcattttttaatgaatgtAAAATAAACAAGTGTGTCAAACTTACATGTGGGATAAAGGAAAAGTTAATAAAGAATTACaaagattaaataaattaactttagtatatatgatcaataatgtcacaataaagattaaattaacataaatgataaacaaacacaaatacaaCACTAATACCATATTCCACTGTTCTCTATCACTCGCCGACGGCCTCTTTCTCATCGTTGTCGTTCTCTGACGGCGTGAGGGAGACAACCCATATGTTGTTATTGAACGAATCACTATGTGAGAAGGACCAGGGTCTGAGTCCGGCCCGAATAAAGGAGAATCAATAAACTCCGATCCCGATTGCTTCGGCGATGTGAAAGTGGTGCAAGAGTACAAATCTGAAAGGCAATGGATATTTGGCCGGAAAACGAGAAGAAGAAGTTATGGGAGGTGGTCGGAGTCAACACGTTAAGAAGTTGGAGTGAACACGGAAGAATTTGGAGAAGAAGGGTGAGGAAGAAGTTCCGGTGGTGGTGGAatggagaaaaagatgaagagaggGGTCGAAGAGAGcagagaaggagaggaagataGGAATGGAATGCCAAAGTTGTCCCTATGttttaaagtcaaaattacTTATTTGCTCATGGTGTCCAGTATTTGTCAAAAAACATGTTCATCTATGTTAAATGAATTCTCCGTATGAGTTTAATTCAGTTGACAAAGACGATGTATTGTACTCCATCCAATCCTATTTATcctcattttaaaatgaaatattgaatAAAACCAACTacaatatttttaagaaaatacttTGTATCTCAGAAAATAAGAAActtaacattaaaataaaattttattattaaccataaagaaaaaaactctATCAAATTCTTGCTTTATATAATTAGCTTTAGAGGACATTGAATTTCGTacacatcaaaattttaaaagaaaccAAACCATAGACCAAACTAAACATATTCAGGTAAgtgattcctcaaaaaaaaaaatgggtgaTAAAATGTGGGATTAAAATTAAACCTAATTACAGTTTAATCGGAGATCATTAGTTATATGAAACATCTTTTCTTTAAGAGGATGAAACCATCTTTTAGTGAAATTGAAAGTTAATCAAGAAATAATCTAATAGCTCTTAACAATGATTcatttttctttacaaaaaggAAAGAACTTTGTCCATTGGGTCATTTGGGTGTGAGCTTCATAATTTCTCTTAAGAGTGTTAATTAAGTACGAAAGTTGAGATTTTTAAGAACTAAGCTATGAAGCAAA
It encodes:
- the LOC11430466 gene encoding phosphatidylinositol transfer protein 3, with protein sequence METVNPEPGRNSALDSKHELAKEETKGKILVQDDGALNDSTEAELTKINLMRTLVESRDPSSKEVDDLMIRRFLRARDLDVDKASAMFLKYMKWRKSFVPSGSVSPSEIADDLAQEKIYVQGLDKKGRPIIVAFAAKHFQNKNGLDAFKRYVVFALEKLISRMPPGEEKFVSIADIKGWGYANSDIRGYLGALTILQDYYPERLGKLFIVHAPYMFMKVWKIIYPFIDDNTKKKIVFVENKKLKATLLEEIDESQLPEIYGGKLPLVPIQDS